The Chryseobacterium suipulveris genome window below encodes:
- a CDS encoding GIN domain-containing protein — MKNVSLLFLLFIIVSCGKISPKGKIESKDISVEDFVGINLKGKFRVFYVNGPKSFVNVETYPNISGNLKIKVKDKALTIEEKRETRGVDFYNITVYSKYQPERISISDSVEMNVSSEIKTDNLKLNLKNNSKFIGSINTRRAEVEMTNTSRANFSGKTKDAVLKISDTANVIAPYWMITNLKIDAKNGSYAEVNVKDSIKGNIGNTSKFLYYNDPIRAFKIDKAANVQNRPLE; from the coding sequence ATGAAAAACGTCTCGCTTCTTTTTCTTCTGTTCATCATCGTTTCCTGCGGAAAAATTTCTCCGAAAGGTAAAATTGAAAGCAAGGATATTTCGGTCGAAGATTTCGTTGGAATTAATTTGAAGGGCAAATTCAGAGTGTTTTATGTGAACGGTCCCAAAAGTTTTGTGAATGTCGAAACCTACCCAAATATTTCGGGGAACCTTAAAATCAAAGTAAAAGACAAAGCTTTAACCATCGAAGAGAAGCGCGAAACTCGGGGTGTCGATTTCTACAACATCACTGTTTATTCCAAATATCAACCTGAAAGAATTTCTATTTCCGATTCTGTGGAAATGAATGTTTCAAGCGAAATAAAGACCGACAATCTGAAGCTTAACTTGAAAAATAACAGTAAATTTATAGGTTCGATTAATACGAGAAGAGCAGAAGTGGAAATGACAAATACCAGTCGCGCCAATTTCAGTGGAAAAACAAAGGACGCGGTATTGAAAATTTCAGATACCGCAAATGTAATCGCTCCTTATTGGATGATTACCAATCTGAAAATTGATGCCAAGAACGGAAGTTATGCGGAAGTCAACGTCAAAGATTCAATAAAAGGTAATATTGGAAATACTTCGAAATTTCTTTACTACAATGATCCGATCCGTGCCTTCAAAATTGATAAAGCGGCGAATGTGCAGAACCGACCATTAGAATAG
- a CDS encoding type II toxin-antitoxin system VapC family toxin, producing the protein MRYLLDILSDDKDNISLDVQEIIDDFSNSLYVSSLSIIELVFLLQNGKIKTKYNDPEILIRSINEDFYIETLHTKDSHLKFYCSFQKVGNHKDQIDHFIISQAICEGMPLVSSDRKFREYTSQKLDFIFNKR; encoded by the coding sequence ATGCGTTATCTTTTAGATATTCTTAGTGACGATAAGGATAATATTTCATTGGATGTGCAAGAAATCATTGATGATTTTTCTAATTCGTTATATGTGAGTTCTTTAAGTATTATTGAACTTGTTTTTTTACTCCAAAATGGAAAAATAAAAACTAAATATAATGATCCGGAAATTCTCATTCGAAGCATTAATGAAGATTTTTATATTGAAACGCTTCATACAAAAGACTCTCATTTAAAATTCTATTGTTCTTTTCAAAAAGTCGGCAACCACAAAGACCAAATCGACCATTTCATTATTTCCCAAGCCATTTGCGAAGGAATGCCGCTCGTAAGTTCCGACAGAAAATTTAGAGAATACACTTCGCAGAAACTTGATTTTATTTTTAATAAAAGATGA
- a CDS encoding glycosyltransferase family 2 protein has product MNNPNLSIIIPLLNEEESLEELFARIDKVCKTNNLSYEVWFVDDGSTDLSWSIIENMKVQHPQIHGIKFSRNYGKSQALHAAFERANGDVVITMDADLQDFPEEIPELYAMVKNENYDIVSGWKKKRYDNVMTKNLPSKLFNSAARKVSGVSLHDFNCGLKAYKKQVVKSIDVYGDMHRYIPVLAANAGFRRITEKPVQHQARPYGSSKFGTERFVRGFLDLVTLWFVSRFGGRPMHFFGAVGTLMFIIGFLSALWLGISKLIDVSKGIYGHLITNNPWFFIALTMMILGTLLFIAGFLGEMIIRTNRRHENYHIEEVI; this is encoded by the coding sequence TTGAATAATCCAAACTTATCCATAATCATCCCGCTGCTCAACGAAGAAGAATCGTTGGAAGAGCTTTTTGCGAGGATTGACAAAGTGTGCAAAACCAACAATCTTTCCTACGAAGTTTGGTTTGTTGACGACGGCAGCACCGATCTTTCGTGGAGCATTATTGAGAATATGAAAGTTCAGCATCCGCAGATTCACGGGATCAAATTTTCGCGAAACTATGGAAAATCTCAGGCGCTTCACGCAGCGTTCGAAAGAGCAAACGGCGACGTTGTGATCACGATGGATGCCGATTTGCAGGACTTTCCCGAAGAAATTCCAGAGCTGTATGCGATGGTGAAGAACGAAAATTACGACATCGTTTCAGGATGGAAGAAAAAACGGTACGACAATGTGATGACCAAAAATCTTCCGTCGAAACTATTCAATTCAGCGGCGAGAAAGGTTTCGGGAGTTTCGCTCCACGATTTCAACTGCGGATTGAAGGCGTATAAAAAACAGGTGGTGAAATCCATCGACGTGTATGGCGATATGCACCGCTACATTCCTGTTTTGGCTGCAAATGCGGGATTCAGAAGGATTACCGAGAAACCTGTGCAACATCAGGCGCGACCATACGGAAGCTCAAAATTCGGAACCGAAAGATTTGTTCGCGGATTCCTCGATTTGGTCACACTTTGGTTTGTGAGCCGTTTCGGAGGGAGACCGATGCACTTTTTCGGAGCAGTGGGAACTTTGATGTTCATCATCGGTTTTCTGTCGGCGCTTTGGTTGGGAATTTCAAAGCTGATCGACGTTTCCAAAGGAATTTACGGACATCTCATCACTAATAATCCTTGGTTTTTTATCGCTTTGACGATGATGATTTTGGGTACCTTGCTTTTCATCGCTGGATTTTTGGGAGAGATGATTATCCGAACCAACCGCAGACACGAGAACTACCATATCGAGGAAGTGATTTAA
- a CDS encoding DUF6364 family protein, with the protein MQIKQYAKMNKTPVSKIVEEFLRNIDEPQKNLKH; encoded by the coding sequence CTGCAAATAAAGCAATATGCTAAAATGAACAAAACACCGGTTTCAAAAATTGTTGAAGAATTTCTCCGCAATATTGATGAACCCCAAAAAAATCTTAAACATTGA
- a CDS encoding DUF4199 domain-containing protein, whose protein sequence is MAKNVYAVGFALFIATMVLFFGLYFFGMNVDYFNNSLLMNAFLLPVLYLAGAYVSVNSLRKEGVKIGFRDAFGRAFKPMFVGGLLSVLSIFAFLNFMDKDAKDLLNFQYIERQKTELKNEYQKARLHLTTDEEKAELDQNYKNRLQSFSPEMVKDKDMFSFRQFTYYFAAILVFYVILSTFFGSFFRSRSEM, encoded by the coding sequence ATGGCAAAAAATGTATATGCAGTTGGTTTTGCGCTGTTTATCGCGACGATGGTTCTTTTCTTTGGGCTGTATTTTTTTGGAATGAATGTGGACTATTTCAACAACTCGCTGCTCATGAACGCCTTTTTGCTCCCCGTACTGTATTTGGCGGGAGCTTACGTTTCCGTTAACTCATTAAGAAAAGAGGGGGTGAAAATAGGATTTCGCGATGCGTTCGGACGAGCGTTCAAGCCGATGTTTGTAGGAGGATTACTTTCCGTTCTCTCGATTTTTGCGTTCCTGAATTTCATGGATAAAGATGCGAAAGACCTCCTCAACTTCCAATATATCGAAAGACAGAAAACCGAACTGAAGAACGAATACCAAAAAGCCCGTCTCCATTTGACGACCGACGAAGAGAAAGCCGAACTCGATCAAAATTATAAAAACCGCCTCCAAAGTTTCTCGCCCGAAATGGTGAAGGACAAGGACATGTTTTCGTTCCGACAGTTCACGTATTATTTTGCGGCGATATTGGTTTTCTATGTGATTTTATCGACTTTTTTCGGAAGCTTTTTCAGGTCTCGAAGCGAAATGTAG
- a CDS encoding metal-dependent hydrolase, whose protein sequence is MKIKFLGQNCFLFTYNGKNILSDPFYNFQKEQTGFDIAAQSIDYVLITHAHGDHTADVREVLEHHPNAAVIGQPEICGYFGHPNSIDINFGGSAKFDDMKISMVPASHTSSFPDGTYGGLAAGYMFRFQGKNVYFSGDTGVMADMAYFPQLFGEITAAILPVGSHYTMCARKASFAASELLKTKRVIGCHFDTFPPIKINHEEAHRLFAEKNIDFTLPKLGEEFEV, encoded by the coding sequence ATGAAAATAAAATTCCTCGGGCAGAACTGTTTTCTGTTCACCTACAATGGCAAAAATATTTTAAGCGATCCTTTCTACAATTTCCAGAAGGAGCAGACAGGGTTCGATATTGCGGCGCAATCGATTGATTATGTGCTGATCACTCATGCGCACGGCGACCACACTGCAGATGTGCGTGAAGTTTTGGAACACCATCCGAATGCTGCAGTTATCGGGCAACCTGAAATTTGTGGCTATTTTGGGCATCCAAACTCTATCGACATCAACTTCGGCGGATCTGCAAAATTCGACGACATGAAGATTTCAATGGTTCCCGCGTCGCACACCTCAAGCTTTCCTGATGGAACTTACGGCGGTTTGGCTGCAGGTTATATGTTCAGGTTCCAGGGGAAAAATGTTTATTTCTCAGGAGATACCGGTGTAATGGCGGATATGGCTTATTTCCCGCAACTCTTCGGAGAAATCACTGCTGCAATTCTTCCCGTTGGTTCGCATTACACGATGTGTGCGAGAAAAGCCAGTTTCGCTGCTTCCGAGCTGTTGAAAACAAAACGCGTGATCGGTTGCCATTTCGACACCTTTCCGCCAATAAAGATCAACCACGAAGAAGCGCACCGACTTTTTGCAGAAAAAAACATCGATTTTACGCTGCCGAAATTGGGAGAAGAGTTTGAAGTTTGA
- a CDS encoding Fic family protein has product MRLSEKPLFKEYLEIWQNSLPEILSKYQFAKTKAGEEYQIQSSAVFSSNIEGNTLDLNSYMNAKLSKEIFGKRKEIQEIDDLVDAYEFAKKHDLNEKNFLKSHEILSKELLIKSLRGKYRSDKVGVFGSEGLVYLAVEAEFVKNEMQKLFADIQELLKTEINVAGVFYFASLIHLRFAHIHPFRDGNGRAGRLLEKWFLAMKSGEKFWQIPSEKYYRNHQAVYYQNISLGFDYYALDYSQSLPFLEMLPKS; this is encoded by the coding sequence ATGCGCCTCTCCGAAAAACCTTTATTCAAAGAATATTTAGAAATTTGGCAAAATTCATTACCTGAAATTTTGTCTAAATATCAGTTTGCTAAAACCAAAGCAGGAGAAGAGTATCAAATACAGAGTTCTGCGGTTTTTTCTTCTAATATTGAAGGAAACACTTTGGATTTGAATTCGTATATGAACGCCAAACTTTCAAAGGAAATTTTCGGGAAAAGAAAGGAAATTCAGGAGATTGATGATTTGGTGGATGCTTACGAATTTGCGAAGAAGCATGATTTAAACGAGAAGAATTTTCTGAAATCCCACGAAATTCTTTCAAAAGAATTGTTGATAAAGAGTTTACGCGGAAAATACAGGAGTGATAAAGTCGGTGTTTTCGGTTCGGAAGGTTTGGTTTATTTGGCTGTGGAAGCGGAGTTTGTAAAGAACGAAATGCAGAAATTATTTGCTGACATTCAGGAACTTCTTAAAACTGAAATCAATGTAGCAGGAGTTTTTTATTTTGCCTCGTTAATTCATCTGAGATTTGCCCACATTCATCCGTTTCGCGATGGGAACGGAAGAGCAGGAAGACTTTTGGAAAAATGGTTTCTTGCGATGAAGTCAGGCGAAAAATTCTGGCAGATTCCATCTGAAAAATATTACAGAAATCATCAAGCAGTATACTATCAAAACATCAGTCTCGGCTTTGATTATTATGCTTTAGATTACTCCCAATCATTGCCTTTTTTAGAAATGTTACCTAAATCTTAA
- the menA gene encoding 1,4-dihydroxy-2-naphthoate octaprenyltransferase: MTDWIKAARLRTLPLSISGIIIGSFIARWRILENGGTWDWKIFAMAILVTLLYQILSNFANDYGDGVKGTDQLRVNEAEQRAVASGKISAGQMKNAVILFSVLSLIATVALLYLAFFRDGLMNEFYTFVALGVACILAAICYTVGKKPYGYIGLGDLMVFIFFGLVSVCGSYFLFTKTFDWDVLIPATAVGMMSAAVLNLNNMRDIESDAASGKKTLALRLGFKMAMVYEIILLMLPLILILVFLGVNGFIKEGKYYPFIVMILLFPMTALRRKIMAVKEPRELDPFLKQVGIMTLMMAVLLAFGLNYF, from the coding sequence ATGACAGATTGGATTAAAGCAGCACGGTTACGCACTTTACCGCTTTCTATAAGCGGGATCATCATCGGTTCCTTTATCGCGAGATGGCGAATTTTGGAAAATGGCGGAACTTGGGACTGGAAAATATTTGCGATGGCAATCTTGGTGACTTTACTGTACCAGATTCTTTCGAATTTTGCGAACGATTATGGTGACGGAGTTAAGGGAACCGACCAGCTTCGGGTAAATGAAGCCGAACAGAGAGCGGTTGCTTCTGGTAAGATTTCTGCAGGTCAGATGAAGAATGCGGTGATCCTGTTTTCGGTTTTGTCACTGATTGCAACGGTGGCTTTACTTTATCTCGCATTTTTCCGAGATGGTTTAATGAATGAATTTTACACATTTGTCGCTCTTGGAGTTGCCTGCATTTTGGCGGCGATCTGCTACACCGTCGGAAAGAAACCTTATGGATACATTGGTTTGGGAGATTTAATGGTATTCATTTTCTTCGGGCTCGTTTCGGTTTGTGGGAGCTACTTTTTATTCACCAAAACTTTCGACTGGGATGTGCTGATCCCTGCAACTGCGGTTGGAATGATGAGTGCTGCGGTTCTCAATTTGAACAATATGCGTGATATTGAAAGTGATGCGGCGAGCGGAAAAAAAACTTTGGCGCTGCGACTCGGTTTTAAAATGGCGATGGTTTACGAAATCATCCTTTTGATGCTTCCATTGATTTTGATTTTGGTTTTCTTAGGAGTTAATGGATTCATCAAAGAAGGAAAATATTATCCTTTCATTGTGATGATTTTGCTTTTTCCAATGACTGCTTTAAGACGAAAAATCATGGCGGTAAAAGAGCCGCGCGAACTCGACCCATTCCTAAAGCAAGTGGGAATTATGACTCTGATGATGGCGGTTTTGTTGGCTTTTGGGTTGAATTATTTTTAA
- a CDS encoding 1,4-dihydroxy-2-naphthoyl-CoA synthase, translated as MADWKTVKEYEDITYKRCGSVARIAFNRPEVRNAFRPKTTSELYDAFYHVSEDPSVGVVLLTGEGPSPKDGGHAFCSGGDQKSRGHQGYVGDDGRHRLNILEVQRLIRFMPKVVIAVVNGWAVGGGHSLHVVCDLTLASEEHAIFKQTDADVTSFDGGYGSAYLAKMVGQKKAREIFFLGRNYSAKEAEAMGMVNAVIPHAELEDTAYQWAQEILGKSPMSIRMLKFAMNLTDDGMVGQQVFAGEATRLAYMTDEAKEGRNAFLEKRKPDFGENKWIS; from the coding sequence ATGGCAGACTGGAAAACCGTAAAAGAATACGAAGATATTACTTATAAGAGATGTGGTTCTGTAGCGAGAATCGCTTTCAACAGGCCAGAAGTGAGGAACGCTTTCCGACCAAAAACAACATCAGAATTATACGACGCTTTTTATCACGTTTCCGAAGATCCTTCAGTGGGAGTGGTTTTATTGACTGGAGAAGGTCCAAGTCCAAAAGATGGCGGTCACGCTTTCTGTAGTGGAGGTGACCAAAAATCACGTGGACATCAAGGTTACGTCGGCGACGACGGAAGACATCGTCTCAATATTCTCGAAGTTCAGCGACTGATCCGTTTTATGCCAAAAGTAGTTATTGCTGTTGTAAATGGTTGGGCAGTAGGAGGGGGTCATTCCCTTCACGTAGTTTGCGATTTGACTTTGGCTTCAGAAGAACACGCGATTTTCAAACAAACCGATGCCGATGTAACGAGTTTTGACGGAGGTTACGGTTCCGCATATCTTGCCAAAATGGTCGGACAGAAGAAAGCTCGGGAAATTTTCTTCCTCGGTAGAAATTATTCCGCAAAAGAAGCAGAAGCAATGGGAATGGTCAATGCCGTGATTCCACATGCTGAACTCGAAGATACCGCTTATCAGTGGGCGCAGGAAATTCTTGGAAAATCTCCGATGTCGATCCGAATGTTGAAATTTGCCATGAACCTTACCGACGACGGGATGGTTGGTCAACAGGTTTTCGCAGGTGAAGCAACCCGACTTGCTTACATGACCGACGAAGCAAAAGAGGGTAGGAACGCATTCCTGGAAAAAAGGAAACCCGATTTTGGCGAAAATAAGTGGATATCTTAA
- the cmk gene encoding (d)CMP kinase gives MRKPVIAVDGYSSTGKSSISKVIAKKLGLVHMDTGALYRGVTYFANTCCANENGEINISFLINNLDKIKLEFKTINDELILFLNDKDISKEIRTNEVSQNVSLIAAQKEVRDFLMETQRSIAEKGGVILDGRDIGTVVLPNADYKFFLTASPDERARRRFLELQGLGIKTDLETVYNNLISRDKIDSEREVAPLRKADDAILIDNTLLGKKQTIDLMLTYIK, from the coding sequence ATGAGAAAACCTGTAATTGCTGTTGACGGCTACTCTTCTACGGGAAAAAGTTCGATTTCGAAAGTGATCGCCAAGAAACTTGGACTCGTCCACATGGATACCGGTGCGCTCTATCGCGGGGTCACCTATTTTGCAAACACTTGCTGTGCCAACGAAAATGGGGAAATCAATATATCTTTCCTCATTAATAATCTTGATAAAATCAAACTCGAATTCAAGACTATTAATGACGAGTTAATCCTTTTCCTTAATGATAAAGATATTTCAAAAGAAATCAGGACTAACGAAGTTTCTCAGAATGTGAGCTTGATTGCCGCCCAGAAAGAAGTCCGCGATTTTTTGATGGAAACACAGCGGTCAATTGCCGAGAAAGGCGGAGTAATCCTCGACGGAAGAGATATCGGAACCGTAGTCTTACCCAATGCGGATTATAAATTCTTTCTCACGGCAAGTCCGGATGAACGAGCAAGACGACGTTTTCTGGAGCTGCAAGGACTTGGTATAAAAACAGATTTGGAAACCGTTTACAACAACCTGATTTCCCGCGACAAAATCGACAGCGAACGTGAAGTCGCCCCATTAAGAAAAGCAGATGATGCAATTCTCATCGACAACACCTTGCTCGGCAAAAAACAGACGATTGACTTAATGCTGACTTATATCAAGTGA
- a CDS encoding YtxH domain-containing protein, with protein sequence MSKKGNNAAGVLAGLLAGAAAGVVLGMLYAPEEGKETRKKIKNKANDLKDQAVDQYGKVSEKAKSQYQDVSEKVKDQYHNITSQVKETADKVASTVKEGYDKYKDQAIAKTTEVVKDVEAELDGLKS encoded by the coding sequence ATGTCTAAAAAAGGAAACAACGCAGCAGGAGTTTTGGCAGGTTTACTTGCAGGTGCTGCAGCAGGTGTAGTTCTGGGAATGCTTTACGCTCCTGAGGAAGGTAAGGAAACCAGAAAGAAAATTAAAAACAAAGCCAACGACCTAAAAGATCAGGCGGTTGACCAATACGGAAAAGTTTCCGAGAAGGCAAAATCCCAGTATCAGGACGTTTCTGAAAAAGTAAAAGATCAGTATCACAACATCACTTCCCAAGTAAAGGAAACTGCCGACAAAGTAGCTTCCACAGTGAAGGAAGGATACGACAAATACAAAGATCAGGCAATCGCTAAAACAACTGAGGTTGTGAAAGACGTAGAAGCTGAATTGGACGGACTTAAATCATAA
- a CDS encoding phage holin family protein encodes MLDFVKDYASKRLDLLKMEATEKSSLTAGTVTFLAIASIAGIFFIILLNIGLGLLIGSYLGNYAYGLLIMAGFYLLILVIVFLARNSIKNGVANKIIKMLND; translated from the coding sequence ATGCTTGACTTTGTAAAGGATTACGCTTCCAAACGGCTGGATCTGTTGAAAATGGAGGCCACCGAAAAATCGTCGCTTACCGCAGGTACAGTTACTTTCCTGGCAATTGCTTCGATTGCAGGAATATTTTTCATCATTCTCCTGAACATTGGTCTCGGTTTACTGATCGGTTCTTATCTTGGCAATTATGCTTACGGATTGCTGATTATGGCGGGTTTTTATCTTTTGATTCTGGTCATCGTATTCTTGGCGAGAAATTCGATTAAGAATGGTGTTGCCAACAAAATTATTAAAATGCTTAACGATTAA
- a CDS encoding phosphoribosyl-ATP pyrophosphatase translates to MGTKYNSLEELRRKKELLKKDVSEMENLLTFENTKESLSAFTNGLTDQFLQEKTAEDGERKVSLNTGAIVKQISNAVTENILSRNAMYGIAKSDAGVNLVENALKLGAVTFVGNYAKKNFYNSNWKKKLIGIALIYLAPIALKYIRKKLENYQRNRTTSSLEQLI, encoded by the coding sequence ATGGGAACTAAATACAACAGCTTGGAAGAACTGCGCAGAAAAAAGGAACTGCTGAAGAAAGATGTTTCTGAAATGGAGAACCTGCTCACCTTTGAAAATACAAAGGAAAGTTTGAGCGCTTTTACAAATGGTTTAACCGACCAGTTCCTGCAAGAAAAAACCGCGGAAGACGGAGAAAGAAAAGTTTCGCTCAACACGGGCGCAATCGTAAAGCAGATTTCTAACGCGGTGACTGAGAACATTCTCAGCAGAAATGCAATGTACGGGATCGCAAAAAGCGACGCAGGCGTAAACCTTGTGGAAAACGCATTGAAATTAGGCGCGGTAACTTTTGTCGGGAATTATGCCAAAAAGAATTTCTACAATTCGAACTGGAAGAAAAAACTCATCGGAATTGCGTTGATCTACCTCGCTCCGATCGCATTGAAATACATCAGAAAAAAATTGGAGAATTATCAGAGAAACAGAACCACTTCGAGTTTGGAGCAGCTAATCTAA
- a CDS encoding RNA methyltransferase has protein sequence MLTAHKIKILQSLDRKKFRQKYNLFLVEGNKTIREIPNSRYKIHEIFSVNPDELGFKNVSASQITPNELKKISFLQHPKDSVAVCVLNEEENSIETPIRLVLDGIQDPGNLGTIIRLADWFGIEEIACSEDTVDFYNPKVIQASMGSFLRVNIIYRNISEFLQDSSSEIIGTDMDGENFYHTEFPEKFNLVLGNEGNGIRFETEKLLTKKITIPRFGKSQATESLNVSMAAGIILGEIFSGRK, from the coding sequence ATGCTTACCGCCCATAAAATAAAGATATTACAGTCCCTTGACAGGAAGAAGTTCAGACAAAAATACAATTTGTTTTTGGTTGAAGGCAACAAAACCATCAGAGAAATACCCAATTCCCGTTACAAAATCCACGAAATTTTCTCGGTAAACCCAGATGAGCTCGGCTTCAAAAATGTAAGCGCATCACAAATTACGCCAAATGAACTGAAAAAAATAAGTTTTCTGCAACATCCCAAAGATTCTGTCGCGGTTTGCGTATTAAATGAAGAGGAAAATTCCATTGAAACTCCAATCCGCTTGGTTTTGGACGGAATCCAGGATCCCGGAAATCTTGGAACCATCATCCGGCTTGCCGACTGGTTCGGAATCGAGGAGATTGCTTGCAGCGAAGACACGGTCGATTTCTATAATCCGAAAGTCATTCAGGCGTCGATGGGTTCATTTCTTCGGGTGAATATTATTTACAGAAATATTTCAGAATTTCTCCAAGATTCATCTTCCGAAATCATCGGCACCGATATGGACGGTGAAAATTTTTACCACACCGAATTCCCCGAAAAGTTCAACCTTGTTTTAGGAAATGAAGGAAACGGAATCCGCTTCGAAACCGAAAAACTGCTCACCAAAAAAATCACCATTCCCCGTTTCGGAAAATCTCAGGCAACAGAAAGCTTGAACGTGTCGATGGCGGCGGGAATTATTTTGGGTGAAATTTTTTCGGGAAGAAAATAA